The genomic interval TGCCAGAGGGTGCCGCGCGGTGCCTCGGTGCAGCCGAAGCCGGTGGCGGCGCGCGGCTCCACCGGCACGGCGGCGACGGCCGGCATCCGGTAGGCGGCGATGATGCCGAGCGCCTCCTCGCAGGCATAGAGAATCTCCAGGGCGCGCACGACAATGCTCTGGAAGGGGTTGCGGCACACCGCCCCGAGGCCGACCTCGCGGGCGAGCGCCTGGATATGCCCCGGCAGCCGGTCGAAGTTCAGTGCATAGCGCGCCAGCGGCCCGACCAGGTAGGCGCCGCGGCGCTTGATCTGCGCGTGCAGCGCCGTCGAGTGGGGCACCTGGCGCTCCTCGAATTCGGTTTCGAAATCGGCGATGTCGAGGTCGAGGCCGCGGCTGGACGCCAGCCGGCCCTCGCTGAGGGGATATTCGTGCGGATGGCGCAGCGCGACGAACTCGTAGTCCCGCTCGAGCTGCGGAAAGGCAAAGCCCGCCACCCAGCGCACCAGCTCGACAGCGCTCTCGCGGGCGCGGCCCAGCTCCTCGGCCAGCGGCATCAGTTCGGCATGGCTCGGCACCCGGTAGAAGCCGCCGACGCGGACGTTGACCGGATGGATCTCGCGCCCGCCGAGCAGACGGATTATCGAATTGCCGGCCTTCTTCAGGGCCAGGGCGCTGCGCACCCGCTCGCCGTGCTCGGCCGCCATGCGGATCGCATCCGGATAGCCGAGAAAGTCCGGGGCGTGCAGCATGACCACGTGCAGCGCATGGCTCTCGATCCACTCGCCGCAGTAGATAAGCCGGCGCAGCGCCCGCAGTTGCCCTTCGACCCGCACGCCGAAGGCGTTCTCCAGGGCGTGCACCGCGCTCATCTGGTAGGCCACCGGGCAGATGCCGCAGATCCGCGCAACGATGTCCGGGGTTTCAGCGAAGCCCCGCCCGCGCAGGAAGGCCTCGAAGAAGCGCGGTGGCTCGAAGATGCCGAGCCGCGCCGCGCTGACCCGACCGTTCTCGATGTGCAGGTCGAGAGAGCCCTCGCCCTCGACGCGTGCCAGGTAGTCGACCCGAATCCGCTTAGTCGTCATGGGCCTCGCCCTCCTCGCGGAACGCCGGCGCCCAGGCGTTGAAGGTGTGGAAGGCGCGGCGGATGTCCCGCGGCGCGACGCCCATGGCGCTCCACTGGCGCGCCAGCATGGCGGTGTCCGGGGTTTCCATCGGCCCGTAGCAGCCGTAGCAGCCGCGCCGGCAGCCCGGGCAGAGGGCGCCACAACCGGCGTGGGTCACCGGGCCCAGGCAGGGCGTGCCCTGCACCATCACGCAGAGGTTGCCGCGCCGCTTGCACTCGATGCACACGCTGTAGGTGGGGATCGCAGGCTTGCGCCCAGCGAGGAAGGCCGAGATTACTTCCAGCAATTGCACCTTGTTGATCGGGCAGCCGCGCAGCTCGAAGTCCACCGGCACGTGGGCGGCGATCGGCGTCGAGGTGGCCAGGGTCTCGATGTACTGCGGCGAGGCATAGACGACCGCGAGATAGTCGTTCACGTCGGCGAAGTTGCGCAGCGCCTGGATGCCGCCAGCGGTGGCGCAGGCGCCGATGGTGACGAGGAATTTCGACTGCCGGCGCACCTCGCGGATGCGTTCGGCATCGTGGGCCGTGGTGATCGAGCCCTCCACCAGCGAGAGGTCATAGGGGCCTTCTGCGAGGGTGCTGGAGGCCTCGGCGAAGTAGGCGATCTCCAGGGCATCGGCGAGCAGCAGCAGCTCGTCCTCGCAGTCGAGCAACGACAGCTGGCAGCCGTCGCAGGAGGCGAACTTCCAGACCGCCAGGCGCGGGCGCGGATTCTTCTTGTCCATATCAGGCCTCCGGCACGCCGAGGATGCCGCCGCTGCGGGCGCTGCGCGGCAATGGCCCGTACCGGCCGACGGCGCCTCGTCCCAGTAAGCCTGCCCGGCAGGCGAGCACTGCACCATAGCCGCTCATTCGGAGTTCCTCCCAGCCGCCAGGCCTGGAGTCTAGATCAACCTCGGCAGGCGGAGCCTGACGAAATCCAGCCCTTGGCCATGTTCCGGCATCCGACGCCTTTGCATGTTGCCTTTCGTCGCGATGCTGCCTCTATCTAAGTGATGGCAAAATGATTTCGCAGACTGGGAAGAAAATAACAACGACGGGAGATGTCCGCACATGCACCAGGAAACACATACCCCGCAGGCATCCGCTCCGGTCCCCGACCGGCTTTCGACGCGCCAGCTGCTCAGACGCATCCGCCTGGTCGAGTTCGGCGGCATCCTCTGCACCGGCATACTGGTCGGCCTGGCCACCCTGCTGCCGATGCACTGGCAGAGCCACCGGGAAGTCGAGCAGTCCCTGGAGTTCCACCTGCATACCCAGGCCCAGGCGGCCAGCCAACTGTTCGCCCACTACAGCAGTCTGGCCTCCCAACTGACCAGCCGCACGCAGATCCGCAACGCCATGGAGCGCCATGCCAGCGGCCAGCTCTCCCGCGCCGAGCTGGGGGCCTACGCCGCGCCGCGCCTGCGCGACGCCCTGCAGCACTCCCCGGAGCTGCTCGGGCTGGTCCGCCTGGACCGCGACGGCCACCCCCTGGCCAGACTCGGTCTGAACCCGCCGGAAAGCCTCTGGCAGCTGCCGGAAGAGAGCGGCGACGCGCAGCAGCGGCACGGCCCCTTCATGCTCGACGGACGCGCAGTGCTGGTGATCGGCACGCCGATCCTCGCCCACGACGGCCAGCGCCTGGGCACCGACATCGCCACCTTCGGCCTGGCCAGTCTGGAGCAGGTGCTGAGCGGCCAGCCACCGCACGCCGGGGCGGTCCGCTGGTACCTGGCGCATCTCGCCGACGGCAACCTGGCGCAGTTCGCCGGAAGCGTCGCCGGATTCGTCAGGCTCGCCGCGGACCATCCCCTCCACGCCCTGCTCGCCGATCTGCCGGCCCTGGCCGTGCCGGCGCCCGACCACGCGAGCCGGCTGGCCTTCGCCGACCGGCTGCCGGGCCTCCCCGACTGGGCGCTGATCCTTACCGCCGAAGACACGGCGATCCACGCGTTCGCCGCCCGGGAGCTGCGCTGGCCGATAATCGCCATCCTCCTGCTGATGCTGTTCAGCAGCGCCCTGACCTTCATCGCCGTGCGCCCGCTGGCGCGGCGCATCATCGATCAGGCCCAGCACCTGGCCCTGGCCGCCAACGTGATCCGCTGCAGTGGCGAGGGCATCCTGCTGCTCGACGCGCAGCGGCGGATCCTGGAGATCAACCCGGCCGGCTGCCGCATGCTCGGCCAGGACGAGGCCCGGCTGCACGGCACCCGCCTCTGCGCGCTGACCCTGCCCAACGGGGAGGAGCAGTGCGAGGCCGCCTGGCAGCGTTCCGAACAGACTGGACACTGGCAAGGCGAACTGCCCCTGCGCTGCGCCGATGGGACGCTCATCGCCCGGCTGTCGCTGGTCGCGGTGCGCGACGAGTCGGGGGCACTCGCCCACTACAGCCTGATCATCACCGACGTCACCGCGCAGAAGGCCGCCGAGGCGCGCATCCGCCAGCAGGCCCACTACGACGAACTGACCGGCCTGCCGAACCGGGCGCTGATGCAGGACCGCCTGACCCAGGCGCTGCGCCAGGCGCGCCGGTCCGGCAGCCCGCTGGCCGTGCTGTTCCTCGACCTCGATCACTTCAAGCAGGTCAACGACAACCACGGCCACGCCCTCGGCGACCGCCTGCTGCAGGCCGTCGCCGAGCGCCTGACCGACATCGTGCGCGAAGCGGACAGCGTCGCCCGGCTGGGCGGCGACGAATTCCTGGCAATCCTCACGGATACCCCGCCCGAGGGCACGGCACTGGTGGCGGCGAAGATCGTGCGCAGCCTGCAGGAACCTTTCCTCCTCGATGGGCACGAGCTGCACATCGGCACCAGCATCGGCATCAGCCTGTACCCGCAGCACGGCGAGAGCCACGAGCGTCTGGTCGAGCAGGCCGACGCGGCCATGTACGCGGCCAAGAAGGCCGGACGCAACACCCATCGCTTCTGGTCGGCCGGGCTGGCGGTGACCGGGTCGGCCGATGCCTGAGTGCGGCCCGTGCCCCGGACGGCTCCGGCCAGGGCGGTCAGATCTCCGGCACGGCGAGGATGCCCGCGATACGGTCGTAGCGCAGCACCGGTCCTTCCCGGCAGACGAAGAAGGGCCCGAACTGGCAGTGGCCGCACTGGGCGACGGCACATTTCATGTTGCGCTCCATGGACAGGTGGATGCGCTCGGGCCTGATCCCGGCGGCGAGCAGCGCATTGGCGGTGAATCGCATCATCACCTCCGGTCCGCAGACCAGCGCCAGCGTCTCCACGGGGTCGAGGCCGGCATGCGGGATCAGCGCCGGCACCACGCCGACATGGCCGCGCCAGTCGGCGTCGGCATGGTCGACGGTCAGCAGCACCTCGAGGTCGGAACGCCGGCGCCAGTGCTCCAGCTCGCGGCGATAGAGGATGTCTTCGGGGCTGCGGCTGCCGACCATGATCACCACCCGGCCGTAGCGCTCGCGCCGGGCAAGGAGCGCGTAGACCGCCGGGCGCAGCGGCGCGAGGCCGAGCCCGCCGGCGACCAGCAGCACGTCGGCGCCCTCGGCCTCGGCCAGCGGCCAGCCGCTGCCGAAAGGGCCGCGCACGCCGATGCTCGCGCCAACCTCCAGACGGGTCAGCGCGCCGCTGACCGCGCCGACGTTGCGCACCGTGTGCACGAAGGCCGTGCCGCGCTCGGCGTCGCCGCTCAGGCTGATGGCCACCTCGCCGACGCCGAACACGTAGAGCATGTTGAACTGGCCGGGCAGAAAATCCGGCCGCTCGCCGGCCAGCGGGGCGAGCTCCAGGGTCACGGCGCCGATCAGCTCGCGGCGGCGCCGCTCGACCCGCCAGGGCTGCGGCAGGAAGGGATCGGGCGCGGCCATCTCAGCGCTTTCCGTAGACGTCCAGCAGCTGCAGGCGGGTGGCCTGCAGCCGCTCCACCAGGATCGGCAGAAAGCGCTTCATCATCTCGTAGCCGAGATGGTGGTCCGCCTCGCACTTGCCGCGCAGGCAGGCGGCATCGATGCCGATCGCCCGGGTCAGCTCCACGGCGCGGGCGGCGAGACGCCAGCGGTAGGGCGGCAGCAGCCAGGAGGCGCCGACGATCTCGCCCTCGCCGAGGGTGGCGAAGACCACCGGCGGCCGTCCCGGCTCGATCAGCTCCAGGGCCACCTTGCCGTGGCGGATGAGGAAGAACTCGTCGGCCGGATCGCCCTCGCGGAACAGGTACTGGCCGGCGGCGAAGCGCACGTTGCGCGCGCAGCCGGCGACCAGCCGGCCATGCGCGGCCTCGAAGCCGGCGAAGAAGGGATGCCGGCCGAGGATGTCCTCAAGGCTCTCCATGGGTTCCTCCCTGGACGTGCGGGGTGGCGCGGATGGCCGCCGCCTCTTCCGTGATGTCGATGCCCACCGGGCACCAGGTGATGCAGCGCCCGCAGCCGACGCAGCCGGAACTGCCGAACTGGTCGAACCAGGTGGACAGCTTGTGGGTCATCCACTGGCGGTAGCGCCCCTTGTCGGTCTGCCGCACGCTGCCGCCGTGGATGTAGGAGAAATCCAGGGTGAAGCAGGAATCCCACAGGCGTACCCGCTCGGCGGAGCCGCCCGCCAGGTCGCTGTGATCCTCCGCCGTGGTGCAGAAGCAGGTCGGGCAGACCATGGTGCAGTTGGCGCAGGTCAGGCAGCGCCCGGCGACCTCGTCCCAGCGCGGATGCTCCGGATTGTCCTGCAGCAGCGCCTGCAGGCCGGCGGTGTCCAGCTGGCGCCCCATGCGGCCGGCGGTACGCGCGACGACTGCCGCGGCCGCCGCCCGGTCGGCATCCAGCGCCGGCCGCTGCGGCAGGCCGGCCAAAATATCTGCACCCGCCGCGCTGCCGACCTCGACCAGGAACTCGTGGCGGCCCCCGTCGAGCAGCTCGGTCAGCGCCAGGTCGAAGGCGCCTTCGGCCTTGGGCCCGGAGCCCATGGACACGCAGAAGCAGGTGTCGCCGGCCTCGGAGCAGTTCAGCGCGACGATGAAGGCGTCGCGCCGCCGGCGCTCGTAGGCGGTATCCCGATAGTCGCCCTCGCCGAGCACCCGGTCCTGGATGGCGATGGCCTTGAGATCGCAGGCGCGCACGCCGAGAAAGGCGTATCTGGGCGTCGCCTCGGTGGCGGTGGTGAAGAGCAGTCCGCCCTCCCCCTGCCGCACCCGCCAAAGGGTTTCGACCGGCGGATGCAGGAAGCGCTTCCACGACTGGGGCGTGGCGGCGAAGCCGAACAGCGCCTGATCGTCGCGCCGCTCCAGGCGGTACTGGCCGGGCGCCTGGCGGTCGGTCCAGCCGGCCGGCAGGTCGGCCACCCCGGCGATCTCGTCGTAGACGATCGCCTCGTCGCGCACAAGCGGCCCGAGTACCTGGAAGCCGCGGGCGGCAAGGGCCTCGATCAGGGCCTGCAGGCCATCGAGATCGAGGACCGCACCGGTCGTTGTGGTCGGCAGAGCGTCCATCTCTCTCGCCTCCTCGCCATGTCGGGGATCGAACCTGCCGGCGGGTTCAGCGGACCCCCTGGCCGGGCTTGAGCCCGCCGCAGTCGCTGCCCACCCAGCGGGCATGGGATTCCATGTGGGTGACGCCGCTCTTGCCGGCGGTGACGATGTTCACCACGGTGGTGAATTCGCGCTCGCTGGCGAAGCGGGTCTCGCCCTCGCCCTGGGAGTCCGGGCAGTGGAAGCGGAACTTCCAGAGCTGGTCGCTGCGCTCGGTCACTTCCTGGTTGCAGCCGGGGCGGTCATCCTGGAACGGCAGCGCCTGGGACTTGACCTGCTCCTCGCTCAGACAGGCGCGCACGCCCTTGTCGCCCATCTCGACGCCTTGGCGGGCCAGCATCTCCTCCATCGCCTGGCGCTGTTCGGGCGGCAGCTTCTGCATTTGCGCGCGGACCTCCTGCATGTCGGGCAGCGGCATGCCGCCCGCCACCACGCCCCTGGATTCGAACTCCCAGAGGCCGGGGAGGATTTCCAGCGCCTGCGCCGGCAGCGCGGACACCGCCAGAGCGGTCGTGAGCAACAAGAATAGCGGGGATTTCATGGGGGAACTCCTGTTCGAAGGGCCGGAAGGCCTCAAAGCGCGTGCCGCTCGGCCTCGGCCAGGGGCATGACGGTGACGCTCACCTCCGGGTCGTGGCTGCCACCGCCGAGGATCACCCCGCGCAGCGGCGAGACGTCGGCGAAGTCGCGGCCCCAGGCCAGGGTGATGTGTTCGAGGGCCGGGCGCATGTTGTTGGTCGGATCGAAGTCGACCCAGCCCTGGCGCGGGCAGTAGACCGAGATCCAGGCATGCGAGGCGTCGGCGCCGATCAGCCGCGGCTGGCCGGGCGGCGGCGTGGTCAGCAGGTAGCCGCTGACGTAGCGCGCCGCGAGTCCCCGGGAGCGCAGGCAGGCGAGCATCAGGTGGGCGAAGTCCTGGCAGACGCCGCGGCGCTCCTCGAGCACCTGGGCCAGGGGCGTAGCCACCTGGGTCGCCGAGGCATCGAAGGTGAACTCCTCGAAGATCTTCTCCATCAGCGCCTGCACCGCCAGCAGCAGCGGCCGCCCGGCGACGAAGCAGTCGTCGGCGTAGGCGGCAAAGGTCTGCTCGAGCAGCACGTAGGGCGAGTCGAAGCGAAAGCGCGCCGCCTCCAGTTGCTCGGCGTCCAGCGGCCGGCCGCTGTAGGCCAGGTCCAGGCAGACCTGCTCCCAGGCCGGCGAGTCGCCCAGCTCGAAGGCCGGACGCGGCAGCACCTCCACCTGCAGGCGGGCGCGCACCTCCAGTTCGTCGTGGGGACACTCGAAGGCCATGCGGGTCAGCGGGTTGCCGAAGGCATCGAGGTCGTCGATCCGCCAGGTCGGCGGCGGGCCGATATGCAGCTCGCGGCTGTGGCAGCGCTGCCAGGCGCAATCGCGCGGCCACAGGTGGGCCAACTGCTTGGCCAGGGACACCGGCGCCGAGTAGCGGTAGCAGGTGGCGTGGACGATGCGGTAATGGGCAGAGGTCATCGCGACTGGGTCCGTTGGCTGGCGTCGACGTGAACGAAGAAGCGCAGGCCGAGGTGGTCGGAAAGCCGTCCCACCTCCGCGGCGACCTCGCACAGCAGATCGGCCAGCTCGTTCGGCGCGGCGGGGTTGTCGGGGTAGGCGAAGGGGTTGTACTCCAGACGGCCAAGGTCGAAGGCGGCCAGGCGGTCGTGCAGGGCCTGCAGGTCCACCTCAGGGGCCATCTCGAAGCTCGCGCCGAGGCGGCGCAGCGAGGTGCGCAGCACGTGCAGCTGGTAGAGCACCGCGTGGGGATTCTGCTCGTCGAGCAGGAGCAGGTCGAGTACCGGGATCAGTTGCGCCGTGGCCAGGTAGCGGGTGCGATAGGTGATGCTGCTGTTGCCCAGCTCAAGCAGCCAGGCCAGCGCCGACTGGTCGTGCACGGCGGGGCCGCGCAGGAAGCCGGCGATGCTCTCGGCGAGGAACTGCAGGCGCTCGATGCGGCAGCCGATCAGCAGGAACAGCCAGCCGTGGTCGCGGGTCATGTCGTCGAGGACGAAGCCGGCGAGGGCCGCCATGGACACCAGCTGGCTGTCGAGGAAATCCAGCAGCTCGCCCAGATCCGCCTGCTCGTTCTCCAGGCAATGCGCCGCCCGCTGCAGTTCCAGCAGGGCTTGCCAATTCTGCTGCGAGAGCTTGCCGCGCACGCTGGCCGCGGCCATGTGCAGGTACTGCAGGTTGTTGCGCAGGCTGGACGGCCAGTCCTTGCCGAGCACGGCGCGGCGCAACCGGCCCTCCAGGTCGCAGTCGCAGGTGGGCACCGGCAGCAGGCCGAGGCCCTCGGCCATTGCCAGGGCGGCCTGCTGGGCCTGGGGGTCGTTGCCGTTGTCGACGTAGCCGGCCAGCATGATGCGCAGCAGACGCGCGCCCTCCTCGCAGCGCTCGCTGTAGCGGCCGAACCAGTAGAGGTTCTCCACCACCCGCGACGGCAGGTAGGGATCGCTGCGCACGATGTCGGACACGCCCAGCGGGCGCACCCACTGCCAGGGTTCGCTGGCCGCATGGCGCCCGCCGAGCACCCAGGTGTCCTTGCTCGCCCCGCCGCGCTGCATCGACAGCATCTCGGCATTGGCGTGGGCGGCGACCCGGGTCAGGCCGCCGGGCATCACCCGGTAGCCGTCGGCGCTGGCCACGGCGAACACCCGCATGCCGATCGGCCGCGCCTCCAGCTTGCCGTGCTCGCCCTGCCACACCGGGGCCCGCGACAGCTGCGGGCGCTCCAGGCCGACATAGGCGTAGGGCCGCTGGCGCAGGCGCTCGGCCAGCGCCGCACGCTGCCTGGCGTCCAGCTCGGGACCGAACAGCGGATCGAAGTGGCGCGACGGATAGGCCGAGCGGATCATCAGCTGCGGCAACTTCTTCAGCACCTCCTGCAGCACCGGCGGCTCGCCGCACCACCAGCTGGCGATGGACGGCAGCAACAGCTCCTCGCCGAGCAACTTCTGGCTGATCGCCGGCAGGAAGCCCGGCAGCCCCGGGGATTCCAGCACACCGCTGCCGAGGGCGTTGGCCACCAGCACCCGGCCCTCGCGGACCGCCTCGAGCAGGCCGGGCACACCGAGGGCGGAGTCGGTGCGCAGCTCCAGCGGATCGCAGTAGTCGTCGTCGAGGCGGCGCAGCAGGGCGTGGACCCGCTTCAGGCCGCCCAGGGTCTTCAGGTAGACGGTGGCGTCGCGCACCGTCAGGTCGCTGCCCTCGACCAGCGGATAGCCGAGCTGGCGGGCCAGGTAGAGGTGCTCGAAGTAGGTCTCGTTGAAGCGCCCGGGGGTCAGCAGCACCACCAGCGGCGTCTCGCCGTCGGTCGGCGCCTCGCGCGCCAGGGTCTCGCGCAGGGTGTGGAAGTAGCCGGCCACGTACTGCACGCGCAAGTCGCGGTACAGGTCGGGGAAGGCGCGCGAGACGAACTGGCGGTTCTCCAGCGCGTAGCCGGCGCCGGAGGGGGCCTGGGTGCGGTCGGCGGTGACCCACCAGCGGCCGTCCGGCGCCCGCGCCAGGTCCACCGCGTAGACGTGCAGCCAGGTGCCGCCCGGCTGCTCGATGCCGCGGCAGGGCCAGAGGAAGTTGCTGTGGCCGAACACCAGGTCGGTGGGCAGCAGCCCCTCGGCGAGCAGTCGCTGCGGACC from Azotobacter salinestris carries:
- a CDS encoding cyclic nucleotide-binding domain-containing protein; protein product: MESLEDILGRHPFFAGFEAAHGRLVAGCARNVRFAAGQYLFREGDPADEFFLIRHGKVALELIEPGRPPVVFATLGEGEIVGASWLLPPYRWRLAARAVELTRAIGIDAACLRGKCEADHHLGYEMMKRFLPILVERLQATRLQLLDVYGKR
- a CDS encoding circularly permuted type 2 ATP-grasp protein, with amino-acid sequence MSNLFADYPREGATYHEVFDATGRVRPHWRAMFDSLRRFTPAQLRQRQALLTRQIQENGVTYNVYADPDGADRPWELDLLPNIIPAKEWEQLAEGVAQRATLLNAVLADIYGPQRLLAEGLLPTDLVFGHSNFLWPCRGIEQPGGTWLHVYAVDLARAPDGRWWVTADRTQAPSGAGYALENRQFVSRAFPDLYRDLRVQYVAGYFHTLRETLAREAPTDGETPLVVLLTPGRFNETYFEHLYLARQLGYPLVEGSDLTVRDATVYLKTLGGLKRVHALLRRLDDDYCDPLELRTDSALGVPGLLEAVREGRVLVANALGSGVLESPGLPGFLPAISQKLLGEELLLPSIASWWCGEPPVLQEVLKKLPQLMIRSAYPSRHFDPLFGPELDARQRAALAERLRQRPYAYVGLERPQLSRAPVWQGEHGKLEARPIGMRVFAVASADGYRVMPGGLTRVAAHANAEMLSMQRGGASKDTWVLGGRHAASEPWQWVRPLGVSDIVRSDPYLPSRVVENLYWFGRYSERCEEGARLLRIMLAGYVDNGNDPQAQQAALAMAEGLGLLPVPTCDCDLEGRLRRAVLGKDWPSSLRNNLQYLHMAAASVRGKLSQQNWQALLELQRAAHCLENEQADLGELLDFLDSQLVSMAALAGFVLDDMTRDHGWLFLLIGCRIERLQFLAESIAGFLRGPAVHDQSALAWLLELGNSSITYRTRYLATAQLIPVLDLLLLDEQNPHAVLYQLHVLRTSLRRLGASFEMAPEVDLQALHDRLAAFDLGRLEYNPFAYPDNPAAPNELADLLCEVAAEVGRLSDHLGLRFFVHVDASQRTQSR
- a CDS encoding Ni/Fe hydrogenase subunit alpha, yielding MTTKRIRVDYLARVEGEGSLDLHIENGRVSAARLGIFEPPRFFEAFLRGRGFAETPDIVARICGICPVAYQMSAVHALENAFGVRVEGQLRALRRLIYCGEWIESHALHVVMLHAPDFLGYPDAIRMAAEHGERVRSALALKKAGNSIIRLLGGREIHPVNVRVGGFYRVPSHAELMPLAEELGRARESAVELVRWVAGFAFPQLERDYEFVALRHPHEYPLSEGRLASSRGLDLDIADFETEFEERQVPHSTALHAQIKRRGAYLVGPLARYALNFDRLPGHIQALAREVGLGAVCRNPFQSIVVRALEILYACEEALGIIAAYRMPAVAAVPVEPRAATGFGCTEAPRGTLWHRYEVAADGSIEDARIVPPTAQNQPSIEADLEAVATPLLDQPEEVIRQRCELAIRNYDPCISCSTHFLRLSMHRT
- a CDS encoding FAD/NAD(P)-binding protein; the encoded protein is MAAPDPFLPQPWRVERRRRELIGAVTLELAPLAGERPDFLPGQFNMLYVFGVGEVAISLSGDAERGTAFVHTVRNVGAVSGALTRLEVGASIGVRGPFGSGWPLAEAEGADVLLVAGGLGLAPLRPAVYALLARRERYGRVVIMVGSRSPEDILYRRELEHWRRRSDLEVLLTVDHADADWRGHVGVVPALIPHAGLDPVETLALVCGPEVMMRFTANALLAAGIRPERIHLSMERNMKCAVAQCGHCQFGPFFVCREGPVLRYDRIAGILAVPEI
- a CDS encoding DUF3617 domain-containing protein, which translates into the protein MKSPLFLLLTTALAVSALPAQALEILPGLWEFESRGVVAGGMPLPDMQEVRAQMQKLPPEQRQAMEEMLARQGVEMGDKGVRACLSEEQVKSQALPFQDDRPGCNQEVTERSDQLWKFRFHCPDSQGEGETRFASEREFTTVVNIVTAGKSGVTHMESHARWVGSDCGGLKPGQGVR
- a CDS encoding transglutaminase family protein, which translates into the protein MTSAHYRIVHATCYRYSAPVSLAKQLAHLWPRDCAWQRCHSRELHIGPPPTWRIDDLDAFGNPLTRMAFECPHDELEVRARLQVEVLPRPAFELGDSPAWEQVCLDLAYSGRPLDAEQLEAARFRFDSPYVLLEQTFAAYADDCFVAGRPLLLAVQALMEKIFEEFTFDASATQVATPLAQVLEERRGVCQDFAHLMLACLRSRGLAARYVSGYLLTTPPPGQPRLIGADASHAWISVYCPRQGWVDFDPTNNMRPALEHITLAWGRDFADVSPLRGVILGGGSHDPEVSVTVMPLAEAERHAL
- a CDS encoding oxidoreductase, with the translated sequence MDKKNPRPRLAVWKFASCDGCQLSLLDCEDELLLLADALEIAYFAEASSTLAEGPYDLSLVEGSITTAHDAERIREVRRQSKFLVTIGACATAGGIQALRNFADVNDYLAVVYASPQYIETLATSTPIAAHVPVDFELRGCPINKVQLLEVISAFLAGRKPAIPTYSVCIECKRRGNLCVMVQGTPCLGPVTHAGCGALCPGCRRGCYGCYGPMETPDTAMLARQWSAMGVAPRDIRRAFHTFNAWAPAFREEGEAHDD
- a CDS encoding 4Fe-4S dicluster domain-containing protein, which gives rise to MDALPTTTTGAVLDLDGLQALIEALAARGFQVLGPLVRDEAIVYDEIAGVADLPAGWTDRQAPGQYRLERRDDQALFGFAATPQSWKRFLHPPVETLWRVRQGEGGLLFTTATEATPRYAFLGVRACDLKAIAIQDRVLGEGDYRDTAYERRRRDAFIVALNCSEAGDTCFCVSMGSGPKAEGAFDLALTELLDGGRHEFLVEVGSAAGADILAGLPQRPALDADRAAAAAVVARTAGRMGRQLDTAGLQALLQDNPEHPRWDEVAGRCLTCANCTMVCPTCFCTTAEDHSDLAGGSAERVRLWDSCFTLDFSYIHGGSVRQTDKGRYRQWMTHKLSTWFDQFGSSGCVGCGRCITWCPVGIDITEEAAAIRATPHVQGGTHGEP
- a CDS encoding diguanylate cyclase domain-containing protein, with the translated sequence MHQETHTPQASAPVPDRLSTRQLLRRIRLVEFGGILCTGILVGLATLLPMHWQSHREVEQSLEFHLHTQAQAASQLFAHYSSLASQLTSRTQIRNAMERHASGQLSRAELGAYAAPRLRDALQHSPELLGLVRLDRDGHPLARLGLNPPESLWQLPEESGDAQQRHGPFMLDGRAVLVIGTPILAHDGQRLGTDIATFGLASLEQVLSGQPPHAGAVRWYLAHLADGNLAQFAGSVAGFVRLAADHPLHALLADLPALAVPAPDHASRLAFADRLPGLPDWALILTAEDTAIHAFAARELRWPIIAILLLMLFSSALTFIAVRPLARRIIDQAQHLALAANVIRCSGEGILLLDAQRRILEINPAGCRMLGQDEARLHGTRLCALTLPNGEEQCEAAWQRSEQTGHWQGELPLRCADGTLIARLSLVAVRDESGALAHYSLIITDVTAQKAAEARIRQQAHYDELTGLPNRALMQDRLTQALRQARRSGSPLAVLFLDLDHFKQVNDNHGHALGDRLLQAVAERLTDIVREADSVARLGGDEFLAILTDTPPEGTALVAAKIVRSLQEPFLLDGHELHIGTSIGISLYPQHGESHERLVEQADAAMYAAKKAGRNTHRFWSAGLAVTGSADA